A stretch of Triticum aestivum cultivar Chinese Spring chromosome 1D, IWGSC CS RefSeq v2.1, whole genome shotgun sequence DNA encodes these proteins:
- the LOC123172802 gene encoding dof zinc finger protein 5, whose protein sequence is MVSHSHLEMGGAAGIKLFGKVITRQPTRTGADGGVVASKTQQAAPVSSSSSSSGRGSAEQLEEAARARAAAAEARLPCPRCRSEDTKFCYFNNYNVNQPRHFCRACHRYWTAGGAIRNVPVGSGRRKNRPVLHGASTVMSVADHHLAGPASPGMPNELGFHPDHGWSQAVPPPAYLGHGEMEQCWWLVHQYPAQGQVNGDVQLSPSSLRINQYS, encoded by the coding sequence ATGGTGTCTCACTCTCACCTCGAGATGGGCGGCGCGGCGGGGATCAAGCTCTTCGGCAAGGTCATCACGCGGCAGCCGACACGCACGGGCGCAGACGGCGGCGTGGTGGCGTCCAAGACGCAGCAGGCGGCGCccgtgtcgtcgtcgtcgtcgtcttcggggCGCGGGAGCGCCGAGCAGCTCGAGGAGGCCGCGagggcgcgcgcggcggcggcggaggcgcggctgCCGTGCCCGCGGTGCCGGAGCGAGGACACCAAGTTCTGCTACTTCAACAACTACAACGTCAACCAGCCGCGGCACTTCTGCCGGGCCTGCCACCGCTACTGGACGGCCGGCGGCGCCATCCGCAACGTGCCCGTCGGCTCCGGCCGCCGCAAGAACCGCCCGGTGCTTCATGGTGCGTCCACGGTCATGAGTGTTGCCGACCACCACTTGGCGGGACCGGCGTCTCCGGGGATGCCGAATGAGCTTGGCTTCCACCCCGATCATGGATGGTCTCAGGCCGTCCCGCCGCCGGCTTACCTCGGCCACGGAGAGATGGAGCAGTGCTGGTGGCTCGTTCATCAGTACCCAGCCCAAGGTcaggtcaacggggacgtccaaCTAAGCCCTTCGTCTCTGCGGATCAACCAATACTCATGA